Proteins encoded together in one Oncorhynchus mykiss isolate Arlee chromosome 7, USDA_OmykA_1.1, whole genome shotgun sequence window:
- the LOC118936676 gene encoding carboxypeptidase O-like produces the protein MMMLGLGSVGLVLLSLAVQSGHGAQDSAVWSREETTERNYYTRYHNMSEITAWMEQMKRENPDVVSSMVYGQTYERRNITLLKIGLSSTGRKKAIWMDCGIHAREWIAPAFCQYFVREILRTYKTDTKVNEMMKNLDFYITPVLNVDGYIYSWHNESTRLWRKSRSPGTGGCTCYGTDLNRNFYANWGMVGVSTDCCFETYCGTKALSESEAWAVTDMLGKMREDILAFLTIHSYGQLILVPYGHPNISAPNYDELMEVGLGAAKAIKAVHGMDYTVGTSPDVLYANSGSSRDFARLIGIPLSFTFELRDKGEHGFELPEDQIQPTCEEAYAGAQHIITYTHDKAFYSYAATVRATLWTTLLAAWVSSATQP, from the exons ATGATGATGCTGGGTCTGGGCTCTGTTGGATTGGTTCTGTTATCTCTGGCTGTCCAGAGTGGACATGGAGCCCAGGACAG TGCTGTTTGGAGTAGAGAGGAGACCACTGAGAGGAATTACTACACCAGGTACCACAACATGTCAGAg ATTACAGCATGGATGGAGCAGATGAAGAGGGAGAACCCAGATGTTGTGTCCTCCATGGTCTACGGTCAAACCTATGAGAGGAGGAACATCACCTTACTGAAg ATTGGTCTGAGTTCTACTGGGAGGAAGAAGGCTATCTGGATGGACTGTGGGATCCACGCCAGAGAATGGATCGCTCCTGCTTTCTGCCAGTACTTtgtcagagag ATCCTGAGAACGTACAAAACCGACACCAAGGTGAATGAGATGATGAAAAATCTGGATTTCTACATCACACCAGTCCTAAACGTTGATGGCTACATCTACTCTTGGCATAATGAAAGC ACTCGACTGTGGAGGAAGTccagatctccaggaacaggaggCTGTACCTGCTATGGAACAGACCTCAATCGTAACTTCTACGCTAACTGGGGCA TGGTTGGTGTCTCGACAGACTGCTGCTTTGAGACCTACTGCGGTACCAAGGCTCTCTCTGAGTCTGAGGCCTGGGCCGTCACAGACATGTTGGGGAAAATGAGGGAAGACATTCTGGCTTTCCTCACCATCCACTCCTATGGCCAGCTAATCCTGGTGCCCTACGGACAtcccaacatctcagcacccaaCTACGATGAGCTG ATGGAGGTGGGTCTGGGAGCAGCCAAGGCTATAAAGGCAGTCCATGGGATGGACTACACTGTAGGCACCTCACCTGATGTGTTGT ATGCCAACTCGGGATCGTCTCGTGACTTCGCCAGGCTGATCGGCATCCCGTTGTCTTTCACCTTTGAGCTCAGGGACAAGGGCGAACACGGCTTTGAGCTCCCAGAGGACCAGATCCAGCCCACCTGTGAGGAGGCCTACGCCGGAGCACAACACATCATCACCTACACACACGACAAGGCCTTCTACAGCTATGCTGCCACCGTCAGGGCAACACTGTGGACCACACTGCTGGCAGCCTGGGTCTCTAGCGCCACCCAGCCGTAA